TAGTCAAGTCCGTAATACCGGCACTACGTTTGAAATTCTCCAAATCCAGTTCCGTGCTGCCCAACTCTTTTGAAATAATGCCAATACGCTCATCTATAAATTCAGCAGTTTTCTGAGCCACCTCATTTTTATCGTTATTAGCATTGATATTATACACTTCAAGTAGTTTGTTGATGAAATCCTTACCGCGTCGAGCATTCGAATTTTTCAGTGACACCACTGCAACCGAAGTGTTCTTTGACGTGGGAGCTATTGACAGAGAGTTAGCGTATCCTTTTGCTACTGAAAAAGGTCTGCTAATAAAAGCCGTAATATGACGTTCCTTGATTACTGTCTCCGGACGAACCGATGTCAAAGTGTCATTATTGGCAAAAAGAGCAACCGTACCTTCATCGGTTGGAAACACAGCAGGCAACTTTTCAAAACGTTTCTGATAAACTTTATCTCCTACTGTTATCTGTATATCCATTGTACCAGTAGACTGTAAAGTCATACCTACTTCCATGCTACTAGAAAGCTTATCCGCTTCCTGAGGAGTCAGGCTAACCAAAACGGGAGAAGTACGATAGAGTTCCCTAACGGGAAAATCGTCTTCATCCATATAAGTCACAAACAATCCCAAACGGTTAACTACTTCCCGTGCCAATGACTTTGAACGAAGAACCTCGATTTCATTATCCACATTACTCGATGAGGAGACAAAACCATCCAGTCCCATTTTTTCCAACTCGGAGGACATGTTTGCTCCCCCGCCCTTCTTGTCATCCTTTATCATGACTGTAGCGGAAATATTATAAATAGGTGTCGCTATGCGTAGATATCCCCATGCGCAAGCAATACAAATGATTACCGATACTACGAACCATGGCCAATGAATCAGATAACGGAAAATGATTTCCTGAATATTAACCTGTTCTTCGGTCTGTTCTCCGTATTTTTCTTTTCTTTCCTCAATCATATGACACTACTATCTGAAAATTGTTACTAATAAGCTTGCCAATGATACCAAAATGGAAGTAGCAGAGAACCAAAGGCTCGTACTGTTACCTATATCAGAGTTACGCGCTTTCGCCTTGTTGGGAGTCACATATACTATATCATTCTGTTGCAGCCAGTAATATGGGGAAATGATGGTCTCCGCCTTATTCAAGTCCAATGTTATAATCTCCTGTTTGCCGTCAGCACCTTCACGAATCAATTTCACATTGTCACGAAGCCCCCAAACTGTCATGTCACCCGCCATAGCAAGGGCTTCCAACAGATTCACTTTCTCGTTACTGATGGTAAAAGTTCCCGGACGGGCAACTTCACCCAATACGGAGATTTTATAGTTTACCATACGGACAGTGACTATCGGAGTTTCTTTGATATAGGGTTTCAACTTTTCCACAATCAGTTGCTCTGCCTCTTTCTTGGTCAAACCACCTACTTTCAACTCACCTAATACCGGAAAATTGATTTTACCATCATTATTGACCAGATACTGTTGCAATACCGGTTGGCTAGTCGTACTTGTTGTTAAATTTGTTTGAGTAGCCACTGTTAAATTAAACGGGACTGCCAGTTCCGGACTGGTACATGACACTACAATAGTAAGCAGATCTTTAGGCATTATTTTCGCATCATACAGATTTTCCAGTTGAGCGGTCTGCTCTACGACCTTTACATCCTGTAAATAAGGCACCTTCTTATACGACTGACAGGAAGCGAACAGCAATATCGCAACCAGGCAAGGAAGCAATACCCTACCCTTTCTACTTGCGCAAATGCAAAATAAATTATTCATAAATTTCTCAAGTTTATTATTCTTTATCCAGAACCTCAAATCGCGGAGAATTCTTCGATTTGAACTCCGGAACTACTTTCTTCATCAATCTGACCGTATCCATAATCCGCACAGCACGGGACAACTTCTCAAACTCCTCATAGGTGTCAACGATATCGGCATATTCATAACGACGTACTTTAGCTATCATAATTTTCTGATTTTCTGTCGGTATCGTATTTTCTTTATCACTCAGCACCTCTTCATAAAGTTTCTCACCGGGACGCAAGCCTGTGAATTCAATCTTTATATCCTCATCCGGACGATAACCGGCAAGTTCTATCATACGGGTAGCCAAGTCTACAATCTTCACAGCCTTACCCATCTCAAAGACAAAGATCTCATTCCCTTCTCCCATTGTGGCAGCTTCCATTACCAAACGGCAAGCCTCAGGGATAGTCATAAAGAAGCGGATTATATCAGGATGAGTCACCGTCACAGGACCGCCATTCTCTATCTGTTCCTTGAAGCGCGGGATAACAGAACCATTACTACCTAATACATTACCGAAACGGGTGGTGATAAATTTGGTATGACCCTTCACTTTTCCCTCACGGATGGCACAGCCCAGACTCTGTACATAGATTTCAGCCAGACGTTTGGAGCACCCCATTACATTGGTAGGATTAACAGCCTTATCAGTAGAAACCATTATCATTTTTTCTGCACCATATTCTACCGCCATATCAGCTACTTGACGTGAACCGGTGACATTGGCAAGCACAGCTTCGCAGGGATTTTCTTCCATCAATGGGACGTGTTTGTAAGCAGCAGCATGAAAGACGATTTGAGGATGGTAATTTTCAAATACCATGCGTACACGCTCTTTCACACGAACATCACCAATCACTGGAATAAAATCTATAGTAGGAAAATTCTTTTCAAATTCGAGACGAACATTATGCAAAGGGGTTTCGGCGGAGTCAAACATGATGAGTTTCTGAATACCCATCTGTATCAATTGACGACAAAGTTCACTGCCAATACTACCAGCAGCACCTGTCACTAACACTACTTTTCCCCTGAACTCTTCGGCGACCTGACGAAGATTGATATTGATTTCAGCACGTCCCAGCAAATCTTCAATCTTAATAGGACGTATCCATTGATGGAAGTTCCCATCAGAATCTGCTTCACTAATAGTAGGTGCAATCAGAGTTTTAAGAGCATTGCTTTTACAATATTCCAGAAGACGGTTTTCCTCCAAACGGGTATCTTCATAACGGGCGAACAAAATGCCACGAATTCCCCGTTTACGCATTATATACTCAACATCTGATTCTTTTTCAAAGTAATAAATGGGAAGATCCGTCAAGCGACGCCTGCTATTGCCTTTACCATAGGTATAGAAACCTGCAACTTTATAATGCCCACTGTCGCGGAGACGAAGTTTCAAAGCCACACTCTTTTCATCAATACCATAAATAAGAATACGGGTATTCTTTTTATTCATCCAATCTAGCAAAGAGTCATAAACAATAATAAGCAATACACGAAAAACCGTCAATACAACCAGTGTTAATAAGCCATCAAACAGAAGATAGGATATTTTATAATTGTATGGTAATTGAACTTCATATATAATCCAAAAAGAAATCACTAATAAACATCCAACTTTGAATAGTACAGCACACATAATACGCCAAAGTTCACGCGCCTGAGAAAAACGGATGGTGTTACGATAGGTGTGAAATAATAAAGCACCTGCAACACTTGCCACTAAAGAGACGCCTACAAATTGACAAAGCATCCAATCACTCATTGGAACGTGTGCCATATAATGAATGACGGCATAGGCTACCAACGAACATAGTACGGATATTACCGTATCAATACCTAAAATTACCCAATAGCTAAAATAATTTTTGCGGGCATATTGTATTATGCCCTTCAATGTCTTTTCCATTGTAGTATGAACGAATAAAGTTGTGTATCAGAAATACAATCACATATTCAAAGTTTCACCGGTTCTACATACCCCATCGGCATGTCAGCACAAGCACATCCAAGCATATTAAGCCGAACGGCAATCTTGCTTTTACCTTCTACATTAACCAGTTCACCTATAAGTCCCGTTAGAGGACCTTTGATGACGCGAACCTTTTCGCCACGTGCCAAGGGAGCACTGTTCATGGATATGACATCTTCTGAATAATCAAGCATAAAGCGGAAACGAGCCATCTGCTCATCAGGAATTACAGTCGGACTACTCTCGCCACGCATTACCAGATACCGACTTACTGTAGAAAAGGAAAGAACTTCTTTACGTTCTTTTGCATCAGCATGTACAAATACCATCATTGGAAGCAACACGGATTGGACCATCTTACGCCGGTCACTCCATTGATGAATTTCTTGTTGAACAGGAACAAAATTCTCGATTCCGACTTTTTCTAAGAGTTCAGAAACTCTCTTTTCATGATGCATTCGAACACAAGCGACATACCAGCGTTTAGAGTGTGCTACGCCTTCCCCTGTCCCATTACTAGGCCCAGCACTAATCGATTTTGGCTTTGTTAAAATCATGTTTTTTTACCCCATATTTGTCCGTTACTTCTTAGGTAACGGATAAGTCACATGCAACAATGAAAAAGGAAATTACACACATAGACAGGGGAGAAAAGATGAAATTGTCTAGTAATCAACGAGAAGACTCTTCGGATTAGGCAATAGAAATGATTGAACATGAGAAATCTACGATTTCATGTTCGGATAGTTTTTTGCCCTGTATTTCAGATAAAACTAAAAAAAGTGAAGAAATATTTGTATGTTATCTATGTTTTTGTCTATCTTTGCGTCAAATTTAAATCCGTTACCTAAGAAGTAACGGGCGATTATTATCACTGATTTCCAATATATTACACTATTCTTATCTGCTAGCGCAGTAGTTCTTTACGTAAGATAAATTCCCTTTATTTACCTTTGTACGTTCTTCAAGCCCGAAGCCTTTCAAGTAGATTTGTGTGGTTTTTATAGATTTATGCCCCAATGATTCGCTAATCATTTCAATCGGGACTCCCCGGTACTTCGCAGTAGTAGCCCAAGAATGGCGAAGCGTGTAGGAAGTGACCGGAGACTTCAAACGCAATGCCCTTGCCAACTCCTTCAAGCTATTATTAAACCGACGGAGAGCGGACTGATATTCCCGGTAAGCTGCTGCATCCTTCCGCTTTTTATCACCACGGAGAATATCGAAAAGATAATTAGGGCAATCTGATTGCGAATCCTGGTTGTTCCGAAGCTGGTTAATTATTTCTATGGCACTGTCCAGCACTTCCACGCTCATGGACGTTTTTGTCTTGATACGATTGTATCGAAGCACATTACTGTCTAAAGACGATTTCTCCAGATGAGCCAAGTCGGCGAACGACATTCCGCAAAACTGGAACAACAGGGTGGCAATGGCTTGCGTACGGCGTAAACGTTCCGACTTCGGATCCGCATACAAAAGTTTGTTCAGTTCGGCAACAGGCAAAGCTTTTTTCTGCCGGACATCAACTCCCGTATAAACATCATGAAACAATAGCGGCACATAAGGGGCACTGCCCGCTTCCACTCCCCGATTGTAAATGCTACGAAGCATACGCATATACGTAGAAATCGTATTGGGCTTCAACCCACACTCGTAAAGATACTGCCCGTAGCGTCGTAAACGCTCACGGGTGACTTGCCTGAACGACACACCGTATATGCCGCAGAACTTGCTGAAAGAAAAGAGGGCGTTCTTGTAAACATGCGCCGTAGAGTGGCGGCCCTCTTCTCGCAAACGATCGATGTAGAGTTCTCCACACCGGTTAAATCCATTTTTACTTGTCATTTGCATCACTAGTTATTTTATATATATACCATTTGGCAAGCGGCAAAAAAACGAATCTTTTTGCAGCTTTATCGCACACTTGCCAAAGTATGTTTTAATATTTAGTATTTTTAACCAAAGTAAAAATTAGCAAATTATGGCTAGTAAAAAGACACCCAAAAGGGAAGCGAAAACAAGAGTAAAAAACAATGCCCAAAATCGGAAAAAGAGTGGCGGCAGATGTAAGAAAGCGGAAATCATCAGTGAGGAAGAACTGGAAAAAAGAGGCGGACTGACCGGAGATGAAACTGCACTTTTCACGGTATATCTCCAAAAATTTGACGAGGGAGATGTCCATATGAAGCACTCCAAAAAGCTAAAAGATTTAGCCAAACAAATTTATGAAAAAGAGCACTTGTACGTCCACAAGCAAGGTGGGTATAAGTTAATGGAAGTCAGCAGTATAGAGACAGAACTATCCGTGATCAGGGGAGCTCTCCGGGAGCAGCGGAAAGAAAAAGAAAGACAGGCTAAAGAGAAAGCTTCCAATAAGTATTTACAAAAATAATTGTGCAGGTAAAATGCAAGCTTTACTTTTGCCGCCGTTTTCTGCCGGCTGAAAAACAGTAAACTTCTACCTAAAAAATAGTGACGCTATCCGGTCGCGATGGCGTCACTATAAGGCGAGGATAGTGACGCTACATCTGCAGCATACCGTCACTATCCCGGAAGGGGGAAATTTATGCAATAAACACGAGTGATTTTAATTAAATCTTTTAAACAATGAGAAGGATAAAAAAAAGGTCTGACGACTGCATGTCAATATGGAAAAAACGTATTGCCGCTGAAAAAGGAATTTCGGAAGTTAGTGCGGAAAAGATTGTACTGAAGTGCATGGAACTGGTTAAACGCATGTTGTATGGAAATGTAATGATAGCTTTTCAGAAACAGGACGGAACATTCTGTTTGGAAAAAGGCACTCTGGTGGGATACGAAAAATTCTTTCATAGGGAGTTCAAGTTCACAGTAAAGCAGGAGTCGGTCATCTATTGGAGTGAGGAACAACACGGATGGAGAAGATTCAGAATCAGCAACCTGATGGAATGGAAAGCAATCGTTTAATTTACAGTAAAACATATTGAACTATGAGTATGATTAACAAAGGGATATCTTATTTCCCTACACCGGCTAACTTTTTCGATGAAGAAGTTATGGAATTGTTGGAAGCGAAATTTGGCGTTTTAGCTTCTTATATCGTTCTGCGATTGCTTTGCAAAATCTATAAAGAGGGATATTACATCTCCTGGGGAAAAGAACAAAGCTTGATTTTCGTCCGTAAAGTGGGCGGCGGGATTAATAAGGAAATGATGGAAAAGATTATGGAACTATTATTGGAAAAGGGATTTTTCCACAAGGAAACTTACGAGCAATACGGTGTCCTTACCTCGGAACGGATTCAGGAAGTGTGGTTTGAAGCAACCACGCGACGAAAAATAGATTTCTCCCAATTACCTTATATATTAGAAAACAAAAAGAAAAAAGGTAAACGGAAAGATGACGTGAATGAAGAAAATGCAGACATTTCTTCAACTCAAGAGGACGCGAATCCGGAAAATGAAGACATTTCCGGACAAACTAAACTAAAGCAAACTAAACTAAATCTTGAGGAAGAAGAAATAAGCGATGCTTCGTTTGAAATTCCGGGGTATGCCTACAATCAGGCTACACACAACATGAACGGGCTGATAGAAAGCCTGGAACGCCACAAAGTGACGAATCCGAAGGAGAGGCAGACGATTCTCCGGCTGTCGGATTACGGGAGGAAAGGTACTCAGGTGTGGAAACTGCTTTCCAATACGTCCTGGAACAAGATCGGGGCGCCGGGGAAATATATCATTGCGGCATTAGCCGGCGGACGGAAACAAGCCGGCTGATAAAAAGGTGATAAAAAAGGTGCGAAAAATCTGTGCTTCTCACAAATTCTTCGTACCTTTACACTCCGGTAAAACAAGTTCTATCCACATAAAATATAACAAAATGGAAAACAGAAGTTTAGTAACCATTGCCGAACATTCTAAAGAAAAAATCCTCTACATGCTCGAAATGGCGAAGCAGTTTGAAATGAACCCCAACCGCCGGTTATTGCAAGGAAAGGTTGTAGCAACCCTGTTCTTCGAGCCTTCCACCCGCACCCGCCTGAGTTTTGAAACAGCTGCCAACCGTCTCGGCGCACGGGTTATCGGATTCACTGACCCCAAAGCAACCAGCTCTTCGAAGGGGGAAACACTCAAAGACACGATTATGATGGTGAGCAACTATGCGGACATTATCGTCATGCGCCACTATCTCGAAGGAGCGGCACGATATGCCAGTGAAGTGGCTCCGGTGCCTATTGTCAATGCAGGAGACGGAGCCAACCAGCACCCGTCGCAGACCATGCTCGACCTCTACTCTATCTACAAGACGCAGGGTACGCTGGAGAACCTGAATATTTTCCTGGTAGGCGATTTGAAATACGGACGCACCGTACATTCACTATTGATGGCAATGCGCCACTTCAACCCCACTTTCCACTTTATCGCTCCCGAAGAGCTGAAAATGCCGGAAGAATACAAGCTCTATTGCAAGACTCACCAAATAAAATACGTTGAACATACGGACTTCTCCGAAGAGATTATCGCTGATGCCGATATTCTATATATGACCCGTGTGCAACGCGAACGTTTCACCGACCTGATGGAATATGAACGGGTGAAGAACGTGTATATCCTCCGCAATAAGATGCTGGAAAATACCCGTCCGAACCTGCGCATTTTGCACCCGCTGCCACGTGTCAACGAGATTGCATATGACGTGGATGACAACCCGAAAGCATATTACTTCCAACAGGCGCAGAACGGTCTGTATGCTCGCGAAGCAATCCTTTGCGATGTATTAGGTATCACATTAGACGACGTTAAAAACGATATTTTATTATGAGCGAAAATAAGCAAGAACTGCAAGTAGCTGCCCTCGAGAACGGGACAGTAATTGACCATATTCCATCCGAAAAGCTCTTTACCGTAGTACAGTTGCTCGGCGTGGAGCATATGACTAGCAATATCACTATCGGATTTAATCTCGAAAGTAAGAAGCTGGGCAAGAAAGGTATCATCAAGATTGCGGATAAGTTTTTCTGCGATGAGGAGATCAACCGTATTTCAGTGGTTGCGCCTCATGTCAAACTGAATATCATCCGTGATTACGAGGTAGTGGAAAAGAAGGAAGTGAAGATGCCGGACGTGCTTCGCGGAATCGTGAAATGCGCCAATCCGAAATGTATCACGAACAATGAGCCGATGGCTACGTTATTCCACGTGATAGACAAGGATAATTGCATCGTAAAATGCCATTATTGCGAGAAAGAACAGAAACGTGAGGAAATTACCATCCTCTGATTTCTTTGATTCCTCATTTTTTAATCTTTATTCAAATTGAAACAGGACTGGAAACCAGGAACGATGATTTATCCGCTGCCGGCTGTACTAGTCAGCTGCGGAAAAGAAGAAAGTGAATATAACATTATCACTGTGGCATGGACGGGTACGATTTGCACAAACCCGCCCATGTGCTATATATCCGTACGACCGGAACGACATTCTTATGAGATTATCAAACGGAATATGGAATTCGTTATCAATCTGACAACTAAAGACATGGCTTTTGCCACCGACTGGTGCGGGGTTCGTTCGGGACGCGATTATCATAAATTCGAAAAGATGAAACTCACTCCGGGACGATGTACTGTGGTCAACGCACCACTGATCGAGGAGTCTCCCCTTTGCATCGAATGTCGTGTGAAGGAAATTGTTTCTCTCGGTTCGCATGATATGTTCATAGCAGACGTGGTGAATGTACGCGCCGACGACCGGAATCTGAATCCCGAAACCGGAAAACTTGAACTGGCGGAAGCTAATCCGTTGGTATACGTACATGGCGGGTATTATGATTTGGGAGAGAAAATCGGTAAGTTCGGCTGGAGTGTAGAAAAGAAAAAGACATAAACTAAGGACGATATGACCATGAATATGCTGCGCAAAATCTTTCTTCTCGGTTCGTTATCCATAGCCTGCACGGCTTTCGGACAGAACTTTAACGCAGATAGAGTAGACCGCCCCAATACGAAGAAAATAAATTTCGGTATCAAGGCGGGATTCAACTCGTCCATGTTCATGGTATCTGAATTGAAGATTAAGGATGTGACGATTGACGAGGTGCAGAATAACTATAAAATCGGTTATTTCGGAGCACTTTTTATGCGTATCAATATGAAGAAGCACTTCATTCAGCCGGAAGTATCGTACAATGTGACTAAATGCGAGATTACTTTTGACAAGTTGGGATCGCAGCATCCTGCCATCGAGCCGGATTATGCTTCGGTGCAGTCTGTACTGCATAGTATCGACTTCCCTGTCTTGTACGGGTATAATGTGGTGAAGAAAGGGCCGTATGGGATGTCTATCTTTGCAGGTCCCAAGCTCCGCTATTTATGGGGAAAGCAGAATGAAATCACTTTCAAGAACTTCGACCAGAAAGGTATTCACGAAAAACTGTATCCGTTCAATGTCAGCGTGGTGATCGGCGTAGGTGTCAATATTTCCCGTATCTTCTTCGATTTCCGCTATGAACAGGGAGTGGGAAATATTTCCAAGTCCATTGTGTATGATAATATCAATTCCGACGGTAGTACGGGAGTCAGCCATATTACTTTCCGCCGCCGCGACAGTGCGTTAAGTTTTTCGCTGGGATTCATCCTTTAGAAATAAAATATCATTAAATCCCGCTTTTTACTAACATTTTTCTTGCACTTCCTTCATTCTTTATTTATTTTCATTAACTTTGTGCGCTTAAAAATAGGTATCTCGAATTAGAAATTTAATCTTACTTATAAAAGAATGAAAAGAGACGACTTAATTTTCGACATCATCGAAAAAGAGCATCAACGTCAGCTGAAAGGTATCGAGCTGATTGCATCAGAAAACTTTGTGAGTGACCAGGTAATGCAGGCAATGGGTTCTTGTCTGACTAACAAGTACGCAGAAGGTTATCCAGGCAAACGCTACTATGGTGGTTGCGAAGTTGTAGACCAAAGCGAACAAATCGCTATCGACCGTCTGAAAGAAATCTTCGGAGCCGAATGGGCAAACGTACAGCCGCACTCAGGAGCGCAAGCTAACGCAGCGGTTTTCCTGGCTGCCCTGAATCCGGGCGACAAATTCATGGGATTGAATCTTGCACACGGCGGACACCTCTCTCATGGTTCACTGGTGAATACTTCGGGGATTATCTATACTCCTTGCGAATATAACCTGAATCAGGAAACAGGACGCGTTGACTACGACCAGATGGAAGAAGTCGCTCTGCGCGAGAAACCGAAAATGATTATCGGCGGTGGTTCTGCTTACTCACGCGAATGGGACTACAAGCGCATGCGCGAAATCGCTGACAAAGTAGGCGCTATCCTGATGATCGACATGGCCCACCCTGCCGGTCTGATTGCTGCCGGAGTACTCGAAAACCCGGTAAAATATGCACATATCGTCACTTCTACTACACATAAAACACTTCGCGGACCTCGTGGTGGTGTCATCATGATGGGTAAGGATTTCCCCAATCCGTGGGGTAAGAAGACTCCGAAAGGTGAAATCAAAATGATGTCTCAATTGTTGGATTCTGCCGTATTCCCCGGTATCCAAGGCGGACCGTTGGAACACGTGATTGCTGCTAAAGCAGTAGCTTTCGGCGAAATCCTGCAACCTGAATTTAAGGAATATGCAAAACAGGTACAAAAAAATGCGGCTGTACTTGCACAGGCTCTTGTAGACCGTGGCTTTACCATCGTTTCCGGTGGTACTGACAATCACTCTATGCTGGTAGACCTGCGTAGCAAATATCCTGACTTGACAGGTAAAGTGGCAGAAAAAGCATTGGTTTCTGCTGATATTACTGTTAACAAGAATATGGTTCCGTTTGACAGCCGTTCGGCTTTCCAGACTTCCGGTATCCGTCTGGGTACTCCTGCCATCACTACCCGTGGTGCTAAGGAAGACTTGATGATCGAAATTGCTGAAATGATTGAGACTGTATTGTCTAATGTAGAAAACGAAGAGGTTATTGCACAAGTACGTGCACGTGTCAATGAGACAATGAAGAAATATCCTCTTTTTGCTTTCTAAAAAATATTTTTTATTTGATAGTTGCTAAGGCTATCAATATTTGATTTGTGAATTTTCATGGGTCTGTTCTTTGTGAAAAGAGCAGACTTTTTTTATATTTATTAACTCCGCCATCCGAACTATCTGTCAGGAATCTCGTTTTTATTATTACAAAAAGGATATAAAATATCTCTTCAACAAAGATGAATTCAATCGTACGGTATGCTAGAAGAGATATAAAAAAGGTGTACCGGACTCTATATACAAGCATCCCCGTCTTTCCCTATTGGTTTATAAGGAAAGACGGGGATTTACCATATATTATTTAGGCACGGATTACACAGATTTCACGGTTCCAGTTAAATAAAACCGTGTAATCCGTGCCTAGTTTATTATTGACACACTTTTTAACTCAGCCCCTCAATTTCTCCATCTACAATGTCGATATGTAATGCCTGCGGTTCTTTCGGAAGTCCCGGCATACGAAGGATTTCTCCTGCTATCGCAACAATCATTTCCGCACCGTTATTGATAACTATATCCTTG
The DNA window shown above is from Bacteroides faecium and carries:
- the glyA gene encoding serine hydroxymethyltransferase, encoding MKRDDLIFDIIEKEHQRQLKGIELIASENFVSDQVMQAMGSCLTNKYAEGYPGKRYYGGCEVVDQSEQIAIDRLKEIFGAEWANVQPHSGAQANAAVFLAALNPGDKFMGLNLAHGGHLSHGSLVNTSGIIYTPCEYNLNQETGRVDYDQMEEVALREKPKMIIGGGSAYSREWDYKRMREIADKVGAILMIDMAHPAGLIAAGVLENPVKYAHIVTSTTHKTLRGPRGGVIMMGKDFPNPWGKKTPKGEIKMMSQLLDSAVFPGIQGGPLEHVIAAKAVAFGEILQPEFKEYAKQVQKNAAVLAQALVDRGFTIVSGGTDNHSMLVDLRSKYPDLTGKVAEKALVSADITVNKNMVPFDSRSAFQTSGIRLGTPAITTRGAKEDLMIEIAEMIETVLSNVENEEVIAQVRARVNETMKKYPLFAF